A portion of the Sulfurospirillum diekertiae genome contains these proteins:
- the nifJ gene encoding pyruvate:ferredoxin (flavodoxin) oxidoreductase, whose product MAKVMKTMDGNEAAAYASYAFTEVAGIYPITPSSPMADFTDIWASQGKKNLFGMPVKVVEMQSEGGAAGTVHGSLQAGALTTTYTASQGLLLKIPNMYKMAGGLLPSVIHVAARTLATHALSIFGDHQDVYAARQTGYAMLSSGSVQQVMDLAGVAHLSAIQGRVPFMHFFDGFRTSHEIQKIEVMDYAVFDRLLDKKAVQRFRDEALNPESPKTRGTAQNDDIYFQGREAQNKFYDALPDIVAHYMAEISKETGREYKPFTYYGAKDADRIIVAMGSVTECLKETIDYLMSKGEKVGLITPHLYRPFSIKYLMDVMPESVKKIAVLDRTKESGSIGEPLFLDMRAAFYGHKNAPIIVGGRYGLSSKDVDPAQMLAVYENLKLENPKNDFTIGIVDDVTFKSLDVKEKISLGDAETKECLFYGLGADGTVGANKSSIKIIGDETDMYAQAYFAYDSKKSGGFTRSHLRFGKKPIRSTYLVSNPHFVACSVAAYLELYEVVDGIREHGTFLLNSIWDAEETVKRIPNRVKKILANKKAKFYIINATKLAHDIGLGNRSNTIMQSAFFKLAEIIDFEQAQTFMKKQAYKSYHKKGEQIVELNYKAIDVGANGLIQVEVDPSWANLPDDVKKEDSKYVGTEFVEKIVKPINAARGDSLPVSTFKGYEDGTFEHGTTEYEKRGVGVMVPKWIEENCIQCNQCAFVCPHAVIRPFLINDAEFANAPEGVKTHALEAKGKELKGLKYKIQVSSLDCTGCDLCAEACPTKEKSLVMVPLGESLEAGEQVNADYLFKKVTYKDDILSKSTVKGAQFAQPLFEFHGACPGCGETPYITLATRLFGDSMMIANATGCSSIYGGSAPSTPYRKNSEGHGPAWGNSLFEDNAEFGLGMHVATETMRHRIHSVMEASLEKAPNAIAALYKDWIEFRDDRVKSTEIRNLLVPLLEANPAAAGADVILSLKQYIAKKSQWIFGGDGWAYDIGYGGLDHVIASGEDVNILVLDTEVYSNTGGQSSKSSRAGSIAQFTAAGKPSQKKDLGYIAMTYGNVFVAQINSNASAAQTIKAFEAAEAYPGVSLIIAYSPCIAHGIKGGLGKSGNQGELATKCGYWPIYTYDPRLEQEGKNPVKITGKEPDWSLYDDFLMNEVRYASLKKSNPEHAQALFEHNKKDAQRRWRQLNRLASADFSNELVEVKEGE is encoded by the coding sequence ATGGCTAAAGTCATGAAAACTATGGATGGTAACGAAGCTGCTGCATACGCATCTTACGCTTTTACCGAAGTTGCTGGTATTTACCCAATTACACCTTCTTCCCCAATGGCGGACTTTACCGACATTTGGGCAAGTCAAGGCAAAAAAAACTTATTTGGTATGCCTGTAAAAGTTGTGGAGATGCAAAGCGAAGGTGGTGCTGCCGGAACGGTACATGGTTCTCTTCAAGCTGGTGCACTTACGACAACGTATACAGCCTCTCAAGGACTGTTACTTAAAATCCCAAATATGTATAAAATGGCAGGTGGATTATTGCCAAGCGTTATCCATGTTGCTGCTCGAACACTTGCTACCCATGCACTTTCTATTTTTGGCGATCATCAGGATGTTTATGCTGCACGCCAAACAGGTTATGCAATGCTTTCATCAGGTTCTGTTCAACAAGTTATGGATTTAGCCGGTGTTGCTCACTTATCAGCGATTCAAGGACGTGTTCCTTTTATGCATTTCTTTGATGGTTTCAGAACTTCACACGAGATTCAAAAAATTGAAGTGATGGACTATGCCGTTTTTGATAGATTACTCGATAAAAAAGCAGTACAACGTTTCCGTGACGAAGCGCTCAATCCTGAGTCTCCAAAAACGAGAGGAACAGCACAAAACGATGATATTTATTTCCAAGGCAGAGAAGCACAAAATAAATTTTATGACGCATTGCCTGACATCGTAGCACACTATATGGCGGAAATCTCAAAAGAGACAGGACGTGAGTACAAACCTTTCACTTATTATGGTGCCAAAGATGCAGATCGTATTATTGTTGCAATGGGATCTGTAACAGAGTGTTTGAAAGAGACGATTGATTATTTAATGAGTAAAGGTGAAAAAGTTGGTTTGATTACACCCCATCTTTACCGTCCATTCAGTATCAAATATTTGATGGATGTTATGCCAGAATCCGTTAAAAAAATTGCTGTATTGGATAGAACAAAAGAGTCAGGATCTATTGGTGAGCCATTGTTCCTTGATATGAGAGCAGCTTTCTATGGTCATAAAAATGCTCCTATTATTGTCGGTGGACGTTATGGTCTCTCTTCTAAAGACGTTGATCCTGCACAAATGCTAGCTGTTTATGAAAACCTCAAACTCGAAAACCCTAAAAATGACTTTACCATTGGTATCGTTGATGACGTTACCTTTAAATCACTTGACGTCAAAGAAAAAATTAGTTTGGGCGACGCTGAAACGAAAGAGTGTTTATTCTATGGACTTGGTGCTGATGGTACGGTAGGTGCAAATAAAAGTTCTATTAAAATCATCGGTGATGAGACAGATATGTATGCTCAAGCATACTTTGCGTATGACTCTAAAAAATCAGGTGGTTTTACACGTTCTCACTTACGTTTTGGTAAAAAACCAATTCGCTCAACCTATCTCGTTTCAAATCCACATTTCGTAGCCTGTTCTGTTGCTGCATACCTTGAGTTGTATGAGGTTGTGGATGGAATTAGAGAGCATGGAACATTCCTGCTAAACTCAATTTGGGATGCAGAAGAGACCGTCAAAAGAATTCCAAATCGTGTTAAAAAAATCTTAGCAAATAAAAAAGCTAAGTTTTACATTATCAATGCAACCAAACTTGCACATGATATTGGTTTGGGTAACAGAAGTAATACGATTATGCAATCAGCGTTCTTTAAACTTGCTGAAATCATTGATTTTGAACAAGCTCAAACCTTTATGAAAAAACAAGCGTATAAGTCTTATCACAAAAAAGGTGAACAGATTGTTGAGCTTAACTACAAAGCAATTGATGTAGGGGCTAATGGTTTGATTCAGGTTGAAGTTGACCCTTCATGGGCGAACCTTCCTGATGATGTGAAAAAAGAAGACAGCAAATATGTCGGAACAGAATTTGTTGAAAAAATTGTAAAACCAATCAATGCCGCTCGAGGGGATAGCTTACCTGTTTCTACTTTCAAAGGCTACGAAGATGGTACCTTTGAGCATGGAACCACAGAGTATGAAAAACGTGGTGTTGGTGTTATGGTTCCAAAATGGATTGAAGAGAACTGTATCCAATGTAATCAATGTGCCTTTGTTTGTCCACATGCCGTTATTCGTCCATTCCTGATCAATGATGCAGAGTTTGCAAATGCTCCTGAAGGCGTTAAAACACATGCTCTTGAAGCCAAAGGTAAAGAGCTTAAAGGCTTAAAATATAAAATCCAAGTCTCTTCACTGGATTGTACAGGCTGTGACTTATGTGCAGAAGCATGTCCAACCAAAGAAAAATCACTTGTGATGGTTCCACTCGGTGAGAGTCTTGAAGCAGGTGAGCAAGTCAATGCGGATTACCTCTTCAAAAAAGTAACGTACAAAGATGATATTCTCTCTAAAAGCACGGTTAAGGGTGCACAATTTGCTCAACCACTCTTTGAGTTCCATGGGGCATGTCCAGGTTGTGGTGAAACTCCATATATCACATTAGCCACAAGACTTTTTGGTGACAGTATGATGATCGCTAACGCAACAGGGTGTTCATCCATCTATGGTGGTTCAGCTCCTTCAACACCTTACCGCAAAAATTCCGAAGGACATGGTCCAGCATGGGGTAATTCACTCTTTGAGGACAATGCAGAGTTTGGTTTAGGTATGCATGTAGCTACGGAGACAATGCGCCATAGAATTCATTCTGTGATGGAAGCTTCTCTTGAAAAAGCTCCAAATGCCATTGCCGCACTCTATAAAGACTGGATTGAATTCAGAGACGATCGCGTTAAAAGCACTGAAATTCGTAATCTTCTTGTTCCATTATTGGAAGCAAATCCAGCAGCAGCGGGCGCAGATGTGATCTTAAGCCTTAAACAGTACATTGCCAAAAAATCACAATGGATTTTTGGTGGAGATGGTTGGGCATACGACATCGGTTACGGCGGATTGGATCATGTTATCGCCAGTGGTGAAGATGTAAATATTTTGGTTCTTGATACGGAGGTTTACTCCAATACCGGCGGTCAAAGTTCAAAATCTTCTCGTGCAGGTTCTATCGCGCAGTTTACAGCAGCAGGAAAACCTAGCCAGAAAAAAGACCTTGGTTATATCGCTATGACGTATGGTAATGTTTTTGTGGCACAGATCAACTCTAACGCTTCTGCGGCACAAACAATCAAAGCATTTGAAGCGGCTGAAGCGTATCCTGGTGTTTCTCTTATCATCGCGTATTCTCCATGTATCGCACATGGTATCAAAGGCGGCCTTGGCAAATCAGGTAACCAAGGTGAACTCGCAACGAAATGCGGTTACTGGCCAATCTATACCTATGATCCTCGCCTTGAACAAGAGGGTAAAAACCCTGTTAAGATTACAGGAAAAGAACCTGATTGGTCATTGTACGATGATTTCTTGATGAACGAAGTACGTTATGCGTCACTTAAAAAGTCAAATCCAGAGCATGCACAAGCACTCTTTGAACACAATAAAAAAGATGCACAACGCAGATGGAGACAGTTAAATCGTCTTGCAAGTGCTGATTTTTCAAATGAATTAGTTGAGGTAAAAGAGGGCGAATAA
- the luxS gene encoding S-ribosylhomocysteine lyase, with protein sequence MPLLDSFCVDHVKMPAPAVRVAKTMKTPHGDEITVFDLRFCKPNHAILPERGIHTLEHLFAGFMRNHLNGNGVEIIDISPMGCRTGFYMSLIGTPEPMRVVNAWKASMNDILHVKSENDIPELNVYQCGTYKMHSLDEAHNIASNILSAEIGVMNNEALKLDTSKI encoded by the coding sequence ATGCCACTATTGGACAGTTTTTGTGTAGATCATGTCAAAATGCCAGCCCCTGCAGTCAGAGTTGCCAAAACGATGAAAACTCCTCACGGTGATGAGATTACTGTGTTTGATCTTCGTTTTTGTAAACCGAACCACGCCATTTTGCCAGAACGCGGTATTCATACACTGGAGCATCTCTTTGCAGGCTTTATGCGCAATCACCTCAATGGAAATGGCGTTGAGATTATTGATATTTCACCGATGGGATGTCGCACCGGTTTTTACATGAGTTTGATCGGTACACCAGAGCCTATGCGAGTCGTCAATGCTTGGAAAGCATCGATGAATGACATTTTACATGTAAAGAGTGAGAACGATATTCCCGAGCTCAACGTCTATCAGTGTGGAACTTATAAAATGCACTCGTTGGATGAAGCGCATAACATTGCTTCAAATATTTTAAGTGCAGAGATTGGTGTTATGAATAATGAAGCGTTAAAGCTTGATACTTCAAAAATTTAA
- a CDS encoding DUF4197 domain-containing protein — protein sequence MLPKKLILLAPLMLCATNWQDAVNTAVSATSTQKQATTSSPTSTQSSATSGVKEALSLGAQQAVSLLGKEGGFLNNSAVKIPLPASIKPVATAAEKLGGKSYVDDFVKTMNSAASKSVPKTASIFSDTISSMSIEDANAIVKGSNTAATDYFKTKAGTKLLSAIMPIIKESMNESQVMSSYQSLKGFAGGSNPVAGASNNALMGQASSIAKGFGMGDAVPSGDESIEDYIGRKTLDGLFYMIEEKEKALRSNPLASGSSIIQQVFGK from the coding sequence ATGTTACCTAAAAAACTCATTCTTTTAGCACCGCTTATGCTGTGTGCTACCAACTGGCAAGATGCGGTCAACACGGCAGTTAGCGCTACTTCTACCCAAAAACAAGCCACAACCAGTAGCCCTACATCCACTCAAAGCAGTGCGACTTCCGGTGTGAAAGAAGCACTCAGTCTTGGAGCACAACAAGCCGTTTCGCTTTTGGGAAAAGAGGGAGGATTTTTAAACAACAGTGCTGTCAAAATTCCACTGCCTGCATCCATAAAACCCGTTGCGACTGCGGCGGAAAAACTAGGTGGTAAGAGCTATGTAGACGACTTTGTCAAAACGATGAACAGTGCTGCATCAAAATCAGTTCCAAAGACAGCTTCTATCTTTAGCGATACGATTTCATCCATGAGTATTGAAGATGCGAATGCCATCGTAAAGGGTAGTAACACCGCGGCAACCGATTACTTTAAAACTAAAGCGGGGACAAAACTTCTCAGTGCCATTATGCCGATCATCAAAGAGAGTATGAATGAGAGTCAAGTGATGAGCTCTTATCAAAGTCTTAAAGGTTTTGCAGGAGGTAGTAACCCAGTAGCAGGCGCTTCAAATAATGCTTTAATGGGACAAGCTTCATCTATTGCAAAAGGATTTGGTATGGGCGATGCAGTGCCTAGTGGTGATGAGAGTATTGAAGATTATATTGGTCGTAAAACACTGGATGGTCTTTTTTATATGATTGAGGAGAAAGAAAAAGCACTTCGTAGCAATCCACTCGCAAGTGGAAGTTCAATCATTCAACAAGTATTTGGAAAATAG
- a CDS encoding SLC13 family permease, whose translation MGTFLKQYGLFVSLIILCLIIALPTPEGLTIAGHRMLGLLVFSVILWMTECTSYPVSAAIIITLMVLLLGFAPDMAQPEKYIGTSKALTMSLGGFSNTAWALVGAALVISIAMMKTGLDKRIALNILSLVGAKTNRILIGIILTGCILSFFVPSTTARVACMVPIVMGVISAFGIEKRTKFAAILMIAIAQADSIWNVGIKTAAAQNMIATNFIKQILGHDISWGEWFIAALPFAVLMSIALYFVLLKIMPPEVKEIAGGKAVIQKALEGLGKITTQEIKLVIISVFLLLFWVLEKKTFGDFGIEGDLAKTLIHPFDTSSITVVAVTLMFLPKIDILTWEDTSKKMAWGTLFLFGVGISLGSAIISTKAGVWLAKSIVPFFGLSYSSAFMILAILALFLIIIHLGFASATALAAAMIPIVISMLQEVKTPGLNIIGMTMILQYVISFGFILPVNAPQNMIAYGTDTFTVKEFIKTGIPLTIIAYGLILLLAATYWKWIGLV comes from the coding sequence ATGGGCACTTTTCTAAAACAGTATGGCTTGTTTGTATCTTTGATAATTTTATGTCTTATCATTGCATTGCCAACACCAGAAGGACTAACCATAGCAGGGCATAGAATGCTAGGTCTTTTAGTGTTCTCCGTTATTCTTTGGATGACTGAATGTACTTCTTATCCAGTGAGTGCAGCGATCATCATAACATTAATGGTATTGCTTCTTGGTTTTGCGCCAGACATGGCACAACCAGAAAAATATATCGGCACATCTAAGGCATTGACAATGTCATTAGGAGGATTTTCAAATACGGCTTGGGCATTGGTTGGAGCAGCCCTTGTTATTTCTATCGCCATGATGAAAACAGGACTTGATAAAAGAATTGCTCTTAATATCCTTTCTTTAGTGGGTGCTAAAACAAACCGCATTTTAATTGGCATCATTTTGACAGGGTGTATCCTTAGTTTTTTTGTCCCCTCAACAACAGCGAGAGTTGCGTGTATGGTACCGATTGTTATGGGTGTCATTTCAGCGTTTGGTATCGAAAAACGTACTAAATTTGCAGCTATTTTAATGATAGCGATTGCGCAAGCGGATAGTATTTGGAATGTGGGCATCAAAACTGCCGCTGCACAAAACATGATTGCAACGAACTTCATTAAACAGATTTTAGGACATGACATTAGTTGGGGTGAATGGTTTATTGCAGCTCTACCTTTTGCCGTTTTGATGTCTATTGCACTTTATTTTGTTCTTCTAAAAATCATGCCACCTGAAGTAAAAGAGATTGCAGGTGGAAAAGCAGTTATTCAAAAAGCGCTGGAAGGGTTAGGAAAAATTACAACTCAAGAGATCAAACTTGTTATCATTTCTGTATTCTTATTGCTCTTTTGGGTGTTGGAAAAGAAAACGTTTGGTGATTTTGGTATAGAAGGTGATTTAGCAAAGACTTTAATTCATCCTTTTGATACTTCATCCATTACTGTTGTCGCTGTGACATTGATGTTTTTACCTAAAATTGATATCTTAACGTGGGAAGATACCAGTAAAAAGATGGCTTGGGGAACGCTTTTCTTGTTTGGCGTTGGTATCAGTTTAGGAAGTGCTATCATATCAACAAAAGCGGGTGTTTGGTTAGCAAAGTCCATCGTTCCATTTTTTGGACTTTCATACTCTTCTGCATTTATGATACTTGCTATTTTGGCACTTTTTTTGATCATTATTCATTTAGGTTTTGCATCAGCAACCGCTTTGGCAGCTGCCATGATTCCTATTGTTATATCCATGCTACAAGAAGTTAAAACACCAGGACTCAATATCATTGGTATGACCATGATTTTACAATATGTTATTAGTTTTGGTTTTATTTTACCTGTCAATGCTCCACAAAATATGATCGCCTATGGAACCGATACATTTACGGTCAAAGAATTTATTAAGACGGGTATTCCACTTACGATTATCGCTTATGGCTTGATCTTGTTGCTCGCTGCAACGTATTGGAAATGGATTGGACTTGTTTGA
- a CDS encoding Na/Pi cotransporter family protein, whose translation MKRLLLIVVILLLSYAFFQSTNILHITAGVAIFLFGMRNLEEGFRFFVGGLLDQFLKKITHNLYRSILFGTVITTLMQSSGLAAVIAISFISAGLISVAQGIGIILGGNIGTTTGAWLIAGLGLKINIATYALPMLVFGTLFVFQENKRLKGIGYALVGLGFSFLGIAYMKEGFDAFKETIDLTQYSADGLKGILLFALIGMIVTMISQSSHASLVLILTALSASQITYENAIALTIGANLGTPITAIIGALGASFEGKKLAGAHFLINSLTGFLLIGFVPQFIHFIDLTAPFLGIAENDYTLKLALYHTYFNLICVLLFAPMVHGLVTLLNRVFKPKEVAEKERDDVLFINDVALDFPDTAQAILLKETKHLYNNIFDIIAQGISVTKEDIASGMEVDDILIRRNKAMHVNMDEYYELRIKEIYGKIINFAILAQGKFSDESNRRLIPIKNATLGMVEAFKASKHMQKNMLFYLESDNEYIRQEYNHIRKNLIKHLRNMQLIINTTEEDVAILLLSKLQFDAQKYDIAANKSLDNLIRTNKITYTMATSLMNDTTYAYTIVSELTKVAHTLFIHADTQSSEGREALILNESEITDLTHSTEQRSTS comes from the coding sequence TTGAAACGACTACTCCTGATTGTCGTCATTTTATTACTCTCCTATGCATTTTTTCAAAGCACCAATATTCTTCATATTACCGCTGGAGTGGCTATCTTTTTGTTTGGTATGCGAAACCTAGAAGAGGGATTTCGCTTCTTTGTCGGTGGACTTCTCGATCAATTTCTCAAAAAAATTACGCATAACCTTTACCGAAGTATTCTTTTTGGTACGGTGATTACCACACTCATGCAATCCAGTGGATTAGCGGCTGTCATTGCCATCTCTTTTATCAGCGCAGGTCTGATCAGCGTGGCGCAAGGTATTGGTATTATTTTGGGTGGCAATATTGGCACGACGACTGGCGCTTGGCTGATTGCAGGATTAGGATTAAAAATCAATATTGCCACGTATGCCCTCCCTATGCTGGTCTTTGGAACTTTGTTTGTTTTTCAAGAAAATAAGCGTCTTAAAGGCATTGGTTACGCTTTGGTTGGCTTGGGTTTTTCTTTTTTGGGTATCGCTTACATGAAAGAGGGATTTGACGCATTTAAAGAGACTATTGACCTTACGCAATACTCTGCCGATGGGCTGAAAGGAATTTTGCTTTTTGCATTGATCGGTATGATTGTGACGATGATCTCTCAATCTTCCCATGCCTCACTGGTACTTATTCTCACAGCCCTTTCCGCTTCCCAAATTACGTATGAAAATGCTATCGCCCTCACCATTGGTGCCAATCTAGGAACGCCCATTACTGCCATCATTGGAGCATTGGGAGCGAGCTTCGAAGGTAAAAAACTAGCAGGTGCACATTTTCTTATCAACAGCCTTACAGGCTTTTTGCTCATCGGATTTGTACCACAATTTATCCATTTCATTGACCTTACCGCACCTTTTTTGGGTATTGCTGAGAATGACTATACCCTCAAACTCGCACTGTACCATACCTACTTCAACCTGATCTGTGTTCTTTTGTTTGCCCCTATGGTACATGGGCTTGTGACCCTTTTAAACCGTGTGTTTAAGCCTAAAGAAGTGGCAGAAAAAGAGAGAGATGATGTTCTGTTTATTAACGATGTAGCGCTTGATTTCCCCGATACGGCACAAGCAATTCTGCTGAAAGAGACGAAGCATCTCTACAACAATATTTTTGACATTATTGCTCAAGGAATTAGTGTTACCAAAGAAGATATTGCCTCAGGTATGGAAGTGGATGATATATTAATAAGACGTAATAAAGCCATGCATGTCAATATGGATGAGTATTATGAACTTCGCATTAAAGAGATATATGGGAAGATTATCAACTTCGCTATTTTGGCACAAGGCAAGTTTTCAGATGAAAGTAACCGACGGCTTATTCCCATAAAAAATGCAACACTTGGCATGGTTGAAGCCTTTAAAGCCTCGAAACATATGCAAAAAAATATGCTTTTTTATCTTGAATCCGATAATGAATACATCAGGCAGGAGTATAACCATATCCGTAAAAACCTCATCAAACACCTACGCAATATGCAGCTTATTATCAACACTACCGAAGAAGATGTTGCTATTTTACTCCTCAGTAAACTTCAATTTGATGCCCAAAAATACGACATTGCTGCCAATAAATCGCTCGATAATCTCATTCGTACCAATAAAATTACCTATACTATGGCAACGTCACTGATGAACGATACGACATACGCTTATACCATTGTGTCAGAATTGACAAAAGTCGCACATACCCTTTTCATCCATGCTGATACCCAATCAAGCGAAGGACGAGAAGCGTTGATCTTAAATGAATCCGAAATCACGGATTTAACACATTCAACCGAGCAAAGGAGCACTTCATGA
- a CDS encoding HAD family hydrolase, which yields MKTILFDLDGTLIDSTDAILESFGVAYETFGRVIPEDEQIKKLIGHPLDLMFTMLGIDSLEANDYVMAYKEHYRLISRKKTTLLPLANEAIRHASKIATLGIVTTKTARYSEEILEHLGVMHHFKVLIGRESVTHPKPHPEPIQKALIALNANLEQTWMIGDTPMDLICAKEAGVKGIGVLCGYSTKYELEKHTSFVVRDALDAVKIIAEQ from the coding sequence ATGAAAACGATTTTATTTGATTTAGATGGCACATTGATTGATTCAACAGACGCTATTTTGGAAAGCTTTGGGGTAGCATATGAGACATTTGGACGTGTCATTCCTGAGGATGAACAGATCAAGAAATTGATTGGGCATCCTTTAGATTTGATGTTTACGATGTTGGGAATTGACTCCTTGGAGGCAAATGATTATGTGATGGCGTACAAAGAGCATTATAGGCTCATTTCTCGTAAAAAAACAACACTGTTGCCCCTTGCCAACGAAGCAATTAGGCATGCTTCTAAAATTGCAACTCTGGGTATTGTGACGACAAAAACGGCACGTTATTCCGAAGAGATTTTAGAGCATTTAGGCGTTATGCATCATTTCAAGGTATTAATTGGACGCGAAAGCGTCACACATCCAAAACCACATCCTGAACCCATTCAAAAAGCACTCATTGCACTCAACGCTAATTTGGAACAAACATGGATGATAGGCGATACTCCAATGGATCTGATTTGCGCCAAAGAAGCAGGAGTTAAAGGTATTGGTGTGTTGTGTGGTTACAGTACAAAATACGAACTTGAAAAGCATACTTCGTTTGTTGTTCGTGATGCACTTGATGCCGTTAAAATTATTGCTGAACAGTAA